From the genome of Aspergillus fumigatus Af293 chromosome 1, whole genome shotgun sequence, one region includes:
- a CDS encoding putative RNA export mediator Gle1 — protein MGRISYPAGLDSPSRQLLQDLIRDLEQLQIHSTELKQVKAWERKSFYERLDRIDSEREAIHYTALDKVAARHDQVREEAQEMLRAHQRAVEEERRRKEEEARQEAERLERERAEKLRREQEEAARRDAERKAAEEAKRKAEEEAEKKRKAEQEEKERKEKERLEEENRQRQAEAQKAEQEAAQRTAEAARKAQAEQQKQIGGARQSEEESKVQLRYVELHQHLKKFRQYLKDEGKTNPVVKQNMGDIRRSIKKCVGQLREGKGANKTQLQEIRSTLEKAASITEPSVDVRQFFAFPPEDIANSEDNKVPALLIYALNIFSKCLISSLITEASINQGQAEPIGIVAAQIFSMDAFIYKGHHMVDILWAKYRVVCPALWGFYGSEKTEAGRKAIGWWREGPDGPFISEQGHADRMTALGAGYAALTLRNFGKTPRRNPFPNTMFWYTMHKILMIPPNEIQETHITLLSAMLKTSVERIVGFFGHMGLALIRRAIVDLPNSLTRQSMGVNQLKLLRDIYKREKHIII, from the exons ATGGGTCGGATAAGCTATCCCGCGGGTTTGGATAGCCCGTCGAggcagcttctgcaggatCTCATCAGAGACCTTGAACAATTACAAATCCACAGTACCGAGTTGAAACAGGTCAAGGCGTGGGAACGAAAATCGTTTTACGAACGACTCGATCGCATTGATAGCGAACGTGAGGCCATACACTATACAGCACTCGACAAAGTCGCTGCCCGTCATGATCAGGTGCGGGAAGAAGCGCAGGAGATGCTCAGAGCTCACCAGCGCGCcgttgaggaagaaaggcgtcggaaagaggaagaggctcGTCAAGAAGCTGAGCGACTAGAACGGGAACGAGCAGAGAAATTACGCCGTGAGCAAGAGGAGGCTGCGCGACGAGATGCAGAGCGCAaagcggccgaggaggcaaagaggaaagctgaagaggaggccgagaagaagcgcaaagccgagcaagaagagaaggaacgcaaggaaaaggaacgattggaggaggaaaatAGACAGCGACAAGCAGAGGCGCAAAAGGCTGAACAAGAAGCCGCACAACGCACGGCAGAGGCTGCACGAAAGGCTCAAGcagagcagcagaagcagattggTGGCGCTCGTCAGTCCGAGGAGGAGTCCAAAGTGCAATTGCGCTACGTGGAGCTTCATCAACACTTGAAGAAATTCCGGCAATATCTGAAGGACGAGGGAAAAACCAACCCGGTCGTTAAGCAGAACATGGGGGACATCCGTCGGTCGATTAAAAAATGTGTCGGTCAACTACGGGAGGGCAAGGGTGCAAACAAAACCCAA CTTCAGGAGATACGTTCGACACTAGAAAAAGCTGCGTCAATCACTGAGCCATCTGTTGATGTGCGGCAGTTTTTCGCATTTCCCCCGGAGGACATCGCCAACTCCGAAGACAACAAGGTGCCAGCGCTCTTGATCTACGCCTTGAACATATTCTCCAAATGTCTGATTTCGTCCCTCATCACGGAGGCATCCATCAACCAGGGCCAAGCGGAGCCGATTGGCATAGTGGCTGCACAGATCTTCTCCATGGACGCCTTCATTTACAAGGGCCACCACATGGTTGACATCCTTTGGGCCAAGTACCGTGTTGTCTGTCCCGCACTCTGGGGCTTTTACGGCAGTGAGAAAACTGAGGCCGGCAGAAAGGCCATCGGCTGGTGGCGTGAGGGCCCGGACGGACCTTTTATAAGTGAACAAGGCCATGCGGATCGCATGACAGCACTTGGGGCCGGATATGCCGCCTTAACATTACGCAATTTCGGCAAGACGCCGCGCAGGAACCCGTTTCCCAACACCATGTTCTGGTATACGATGCATAAAATACTCATGATTCCGCCGAACGAAATCCAAGAAACACACATTACATTGCTCTCTGCAATGCTCAAGACCTCCGTCGAGAGGATTGTGGGCTTCTTCGGCCATATGGGCTTGGCATTGATTCGACGGGCGATTGTCGATTTACCCAACAGCCTTACTCGCCAGAGTATGGGTGTCAATCAACTGAAGCTCTTGAGAGATATTTACAAGAGAGAGAAACACATCATCATTTAA
- a CDS encoding putative integral membrane protein, which translates to MEESTSLHVCQYLAAVSLSEMTVIFPIQTRNQRAVLAVAFTFSILAVVAASLRLLAHHIAHKPWTASDYFLIAACFFAVGLQSISITGVFQAGIGFDHMTSIVAVYGMEPVTKLFQLIIPLQFTWVLSLSCTKISILLLYLRIFPVVSVVRVAWATIGVIVAWAIATILAGCLICRPFAFNWDQTIPGGSCGDQVTSFTATGVINLVTDVVVLVTPMPSLYRLQMATYKKVTLITVFGLGVVTCVISALRISVLSSMDFTDITYTIPRANIFSGLEPCLAVVLASVPMMRPLLGRSVYTPNGTGPKSSAPSAGPKADAPAPGDGFQRLGDNSSQLCLQPLGQKKFGVGVPEEVSLSGGSEESLTFETRRQRERALG; encoded by the exons ATGGAGGAATCCACCTCTCTCCACGTCTGCCAGTACCTCGCAGCTGTGTCGCTTTCCGAGATGACGGTCATTTTTCCTATACAGACCCGGAACCAAAGAGCCGTGCTTGCGGTGGCTTTCACATTCTCGATCTTGGCCGTCGTCGCGGCGTCCTTGCGCTTGTTGGCCCATCATATTGCGCATAAACCATGGACTGCGAGTGATTACTTTCTGATTGCCGCCTGT TTCTTCGCGGTCGGTCTCCAGTCCATCAGTATCACTGGCGTATTCCAGGCTGGTATCGGCTTCGACCATATGACGTCCATCGTGGCCGTCTACGGGATGGAGCCGGTCACCAAACTGTTCCAGCTGATCATCCCGCTGCAGTTCACATGGGTGCTAAGCCTCAGTTGCACCAAGATCTCCATCCTGCTGTTGTATCTCCGCATCTTTCCGGTTGTGTCGGTCGTGCGGGTCGCCTGGGCCACCATCGGCGTCATCGTCGCTTGGGCCATCGCGACAATCCTGGCTGGGTGTCTCATCTGCCGGCCCTTTGCCTTCAACTGGGACCAGACCATCCCTGGCGGATCGTGCGGAGACCAGGTTACCTCGTTCACAGCGACGGGGGTGATCAATCTCGTTACTGACGTGGTCGTGCTCGTGACGCCGATGCCGTCGCTATACCGGCTGCAGATGGCAACGTACAAGAAGGTGACCCTGATTACCGTCTTTGGATTGGGAGTAGT CACCTGCGTCATCAGCGCACTCCGTATCTCCGTGCTCTCCTCGATGGACTTCACCGACATCACCTACACGATCCCCCGTGCCAACATCTTCAGTGGCCTGGAGCCCTGCCTCGCCGTCGTGCTTGCTTCGGTTCCGATGATGCGACCGCTACTGGGTCGCTCGGTCTACACGCCCAACGGAACAGGTCCCAAGTCCTCGGCACCGTCGGCAGGGCCCAAGGCCGATGCTCCCGCTCCGGGTGACGGATTCCAGCGCCTGGGAGACAACTCGAGCCAGTTGTGTCTGCAGCCGTTGGGGCAGAAGAAGTTTGGTGTTGGCGTGCCGGAGGAGGTCTCCTTGAGCGGGGGGAGCGAGGAGTCGCTGACTTTTGAGACGCGGCGGCAGAGGGAACGTGCTCTGGGTTAG
- a CDS encoding alpha/beta fold hydrolase, whose translation MIGIPLLASLLLSGIAQGLAIAERATTPVWLTLPPTPPLPAPISEARISVDGVELWIQKYNEDAHKIPLVLDHGGLGYSAYFGAVLSRLIAKGHYVIALDRRGHGRSTFKEDDVFTFDLFADNIYEQLKAEGVSKYNVVGWSDGGATTIAGLLNRKISPTIEKAFLFGAFMVPSDSNPNFPNTDIYSEFVSRCAKEYSQLQPQANFTSFATKVATLEATLPQFTTDQLRTIDGSRVRIAGAQYDEAVNLDVPAKLHAAIPGSSVVILNNVSHFAPLQDPDQFTRALEDFFYA comes from the coding sequence ATGATCGGAATCCCTTTGCTCGCCTCACTTCTCCTCAGCGGGATAGCTCAAGGTCTAGCTATTGCAGAACGGGCTACCACTCCGGTTTGGCTCACTCTGCCGCCGACACCACCCCTGCCTGCCCCAATTAGCGAGGCCCGAATATCCGTTGACGGTGTTGAGCTGTGGATTCAAAAGTACAACGAAGATGCCCACAAAATACCTTTGGTTCTTGATCACGGTGGCCTTGGCTACTCGGCCTACTTCGGTGCAGTCCTGAGCCGACTGATCGCGAAGGGACACTATGTAATCGCCCTCGACCGCCGGGGCCACGGCCGCAGCACGTTcaaggaagacgacgtcTTCACATTCGACCTCTTTGCCGACAATATCTACGAGCAGCTCAAGGCCGAGGGTGTCTCCAAGTACAATGTAGTCGGCTGGTCCGACGGCGGCGCAACCACCATCGCTGGCCTGCTGAACCGCAAGATATCCCCCACGATCGAGAAGGCATTCCTCTTCGGTGCTTTCATGGTCCCCTCCGATTCGAACCCAAATTTTCCGAATACGGACATCTATTCCGAGTTCGTCAGTCGCTGCGCGAAGGAGTACAGCCAACTCCAGCCCCAGGCCAACTTCACCTCATTCGCGACCAAGGTCGCGACTCTGGAGGCTACGCTGCCGCAATTCACCACGGACCAGCTGCGCACCATCGACGGCTCCAGGGTCAGAATTGCCGGCGCCCAGTACGACGAAGCGGTGAATCTGGATGTCCCGGCCAAGCTGCACGCCGCCATCCCCGGCAGCAGCGTGGTCATTCTCAATAACGTCAGCCATTTCGCACCGCTGCAGGACCCCGATCAATTTACCAGAGCGTTGGAAGACTTTTTCTATGCATAG
- a CDS encoding putative ubiquitin conjugating enzyme E2 — RSSFRRLAADHAALHEELPPNYLFPTEESSDDLTQLTTLLAGPQGTPYSQGLWRLHLKMPEDYPKSPPKATFKTRIWHPNVEESTGAVCVDTLKRDWKSTLTLKDVLVTISCLLIYPNPDSALNSTAGALLQEDYDAFARQAKLMTSIHAPVPPDLRNAVVEAKSRGEEPGTLIPEHEGARCLRPRKGTRIQSLTMKTKKPSVTPRPSNQTNADTNDSHPESDDDSDTTRPSTSKENDPSLSPSPVKLAPPSPRKNSHGKRPLSDLTTSLDPEPDSLIDPDLASSRTLDKVTMTMTASEKNVAANHPTHRGSSPQPPPQRKSPKLSLLDKGINTSARIRDDVIIIFEDASDPSDLQSNDSKENHAALHASKGMGPSARKSPHYPTSLLAPSTAVTCPSGSKSRAVSGSRKASSSSMKAKPRIGIRRL, encoded by the exons CGCTCATCCTTCCGCCGTCTAGCTGCAGATCACGCTGCATTGCACGAGGAGCTCCCTCCAAACTACCTTTTCCCGACAGAAGAATCATCCGATGACCTGACCCAACTCACCACCCTGCTGGCCGGTCCGCAGGGCACACCATACTCCCAGGGTCTGTGGCGATTACACTTGAAGATGCCGGAGGATTACCCGAAGAGTCCACCCAAGGCGACATTCAAGACCCGCATATGGCATCCAAACGTGGAGGAGTCGACCGGCGCCGTGTGTGTGGATACTCTGAAGAGAGATTGGAAGTCGACCTTGACATTGAAGGATGTCCTCGTC ACCATCTCCTGCCTCCTCATCTACCCTAACCCCGACTCCGCGCTGAATTCCACGGCCGGCGCTCTCCTGCAAGAAGACTACGATGCGTTCGCGCGTCAGGCGAAGCTCATGACATCGATCCACGCGCCGGTCCCACCAGATCTAAGAAATGCAGTTGTCGAGGCGAAATCGAGGGGCGAGGAGCCCGGCACACTCATCCCAGAGCACGAGGGTGCCCGCTGTCTGCGACCACGCAAAGGAACTCGAATCCAGTCCTTGACGATGAAAACGAAGAAGCCCAGTGTAACACCGCGGCCATCGAACCAAACCAACGCCGACACCAACGACAGCCACCCAGAATCAGACGATGACAGCGACACCACCCGGCCCTCCACCTCCAAAGAAAACGACCCCTccctctccccctcccccgTGAAACTCGCTCCTCCCAGCCCCCGCAAAAATAGCCACGGCAAACGACCCCTCTCCGACCTCACCACCTCCCTAGACCCAGAGCCGGATTCACTCATCGATCCCGATCTCGCTTCCTCACGAACACTTGACAAGGTcaccatgaccatgaccgCCTCAGAAAAGAACGTCGCCGCCAACCACCCCACGCACCGCGGTTCCTCCCCACAGCCGCCACCACAACGAAAATCTCCCAagctctccctcctcgacAAGGGCATCAACACCTCAGCCCGCATCCGCGACGACgtgatcatcatcttcgaagACGCCTCGGATCCTTCCGACCTGCAGTCCAACGACAGCAAGGAGAATCATGCTGCGCTCCATGCTTCCAAAGGGATGGGCCCGTCCGCGCGGAAGAGTCCGCACTACCCCACATCGCTTCTCGCCCCTTCCACGGCGGTTACTTGTCCGTCGGGCTCGAAGTCCAGAGCGGTGTCTGGTTCGCGGAAGGCCTCGTCCTCAAGCATGAAGGCAAAGCCTCGGATTGGGATACGCAGATTATAG
- a CDS encoding cytochrome P450, with product MAATSVVAVIVIGLLTVLYISRKNGKKTDKVLLKLPLIGDLHSSPIEKPLANWDSWAQQNGPIAVPKLFGIIPIVVLNSYEAATELFNRRSQWYSNRPPSVSMEMITGAPPGRSRFTLMHDYDDHLKLHHRILSPSLGALAAPKYQPLMELEAKQLLHDLVKALQHSPDGATISTNTIYPLLERTQSSVILALHYGLRIPHPDERILHQVIDIQVQVTHLAANPALPDLIPALRHLPAILSPWKRAADRLYAAQVDLYMRLFHHGRDAAGWNATKQALSTAAKYAPASSSSSSSSSSSSSSSQIPDLDLAFTLATSIQGGMETSPRQLLWLFIAALHQPSFVTRAHAVLDEVVGRDRLPRFSDRAQLAFIDAVAHELFRWRPIAPGSIPRRADRDDEFQGVKINKGVTIMANAWGIGRDEQVFDPALGDLQEFVPERWLRAGEAGEERLRSDLPLPVFGQGRRICQGRRVAVDGTFLQVASLLWAFDVAMVDDGAGPVDPWEMVVVGFMTMPKERRFKLKPRGDWVLDVIKREWETAEKSLDKVMGTNDVE from the coding sequence ATGGCTGCCACTTCGGTTGTGGCGGTCATCGTCATAGGACTGTTGACAGTGTTGTATATCAGCAgaaagaatggcaagaagacgGATAAAGTACTACTGAAACTGCCACTGATCGGCGACCTTCATAGCTCGCCTATTGAGAAGCCCCTGGCAAACTGGGACTCCTGGGCCCAACAGAATGGCCCCATAGCCGTCCCCAAACTATTTGGGATTATCCCAATCGTCGTGCTCAACTCGTACGAGGCTGCGACGGAGTTGTTCAATCGCCGTAGCCAGTGGTACAGCAACCGTCCGCCGTCGGTCAGCATGGAGATGATCACCGGCGCTCCGCCAGGCCGGTCTCGCTTCACGCTGATGCACGACTACGACGACCATCTCAAGCTGCACCACCGCATTCTCTCCCCCAGTCTCGGCGCGCTCGCCGCACCAAAGTACCAGCCCCTGATGGAACTCGAAGCCAAACAGCTGCTGCATGACCTAGTCAAGGCCTTGCAGCACTCCCCAGACGGCGCCACCATCAGCACCAACACCATCTACCCGCTGCTGGAACGCACCCAGTCCAGCGTCATCCTGGCGCTGCACTACGGCCTGCGCATCCCTCACCCCGACGAGCGCATTCTGCACCAAGTCATCGACATCCAGGTGCAAGTCACCCACCTCGCCGCTAACCCGGCCCTACCGGATCTCATCCCAGCCCTGCGCCACCTCCCCGCCATCCTCTCCCCCTGGAAACGCGCAGCAGACCGCCTCTACGCCGCCCAGGTCGACCTTTACATGCGCCTCTTCCACCACGGTCGGGACGCCGCGGGCTGGAACGCAACAAAGCAGGCCCTCTCCACCGCAGCCAAGTACGCCcctgcctcctcctcctcctcttcgtcgtcgtcgtcgtcgtcgtcgtcgtcccaAATCCCCGACCTCGACCTCGCCTTCACCCTCGCCACCTCCATCCAGGGCGGCATGGAGACGTCCCCGCGCCAGCTCCTCTGGCTCTTCATCGCCGCACTGCACCAGCCGTCCTTTGTCACGCGCGCGCAcgccgtcctcgacgaggtCGTCGGCCGGGACCGCCTCCCCCGCTTCTCGGACCGCGCACAGCTCGCATTCATCGACGCCGTCGCGCATGAGCTCTTCCGCTGGCGGCCGATCGCGCCGGGGTCCATCCCGCGCCGCGCAGACCGGGACGACGAGTTCCAGGGCGTGAAGATCAACAAGGGCGTGACGATCATGGCGAATGCGTGGGGGATCGGGCGCGACGAGCAGGTGTTTGACCCTGCCCTTGGGGACCTGCAGGAGTTTGTTCCGGAGCGGTGGTTGCGGGCGGGtgaagcgggagaagaaAGATTGCGGAGTGACCTGCCGCTACCGGTGTTTGGGCAGGGGAGGCGGATCTGTCAGGGGAGGAGGGTGGCGGTTGATGGGACGTTTTTGCAGGTTGCCAGTCTGCTTTGGGCGTTTGACGTTGCGATGGTGGATGATGGGGCGGGGCCTGTGGATCCGTGGGAGATGGTGGTTGTGGGATTCATGACGATGCCGAAGGAACGGCGATTCAAGCTGAAGCCGAGAGGGGATTGGGTGTTGGATGTGATCAAAAGAGAGTGGGAGACGGCAGAGAAGAGTCTGGATAAGGTCATGGGGACGAATGATGTTGAGTGA
- the ssdA gene encoding mRNA-binding translational repressor SSD1, giving the protein MDQQGQSGVPGPAGRKLHIAHRRSPSELTPLMMEQLAIQQQIELLQQQQQQIAATHQQYVNMGLLQPQQLGQVSAFSPSLQGGASMGGVSPQINAFQFPQLAQQQLGVPMNTPTQHSHRRNQSALPGLPMGPPPAPSSGASGYTDYNAQQGNPQQKENNNHGRNRGPPGGGHQRRHSLALPEAKKAAELAQQKRTASGFQFPAPGAGGSSENLSGSEDKPTSTTPQPPQGLGLHRAGNLRAGAHGRSQSVAVGNSRGSLSGRGMGGFQFPQSSDIGGQSENQRRGSQPGHARTPSRNFDGNWRQPNNQNQAQDQQKSFGQQGGSTFQPGHRARASINQSIGSIGSFQYPAQPQLIQLPQGQVVMAPPQLFGAGQQLSPLQLAQLQALQQQSGQLNGQGLGGLQASQHAPPQLSAQQQQQQQQQQQRKTLFTPYLPQANLPALLSNGQLVAGILRVNKKNRSDAYVTTPDLDADIFICGSKDRNRALEGDFVAVELLDVDEVWSQKKEKEEKKKRKDITDARSGSTAGTDKLSRSDSAANGDRQEIGPDGSIRRRGSLRQRPTQKKNDDVEVEGQSLLLVEEDEISDEQKPLYAGHIVAVIERIAGQMFSGTLGLLRPSSQATKEKQEAERQAREGGSARQQHDRQQEKPKIVWFKPTDKRVPLIAIPTEQAPRDFVEKHQEYANRIFVACIKRWPITSLHPFGTLVEQLGEMGDLKVETDALLRDNNFGADEFSDAVLKSIGWEDWSVSSEGDALLESRRDFRSETTFTIDPSGAIELDNAYHIKPLADGKVEIGIHVSDIAHFVKANSLVDREAKKRGTAVYLMDRLVNMLPRRVSTELCSLLPEQDRLTVSVVFTANPETGAVDDDVWIGKSIIKSAGRLSYDEVNSVIKGETNVSVAGISANIIQTLNTITRKFREARFGNRVSNPPPLRLLYQLDDENVPVERNIFDSTDARELVEELRHKANFFVARKLVSAMPDKAFLRRQPSPNSRRLHSFIDRMNRLGYDFDPSSSGTLQSSLCKVQDDDLRKGMETVLLKAMQRAKYYVASTVQDEQRHHYTLNLPVYTHFTNPSRRYADIIVHRQLEAVLSNGAIDFSDDVESLSKTADLCNTKKDSAHNAQEQSVHIQACRSMDKKRQEIGGDLISEGIVLCVYESAFDVLIPEFGFEKRVHCDQLPLKKAEYRKETRVLELYWEKGVPSSAYIPEDERPRPANSRAAQAAAAAREAEAARERARERDEAIRKQTETGTMSADDVDALFDDDDDISEVTEMAAGVSLNSSADRTTQSMPPSPTRNGHLQQTPHRTRSDPKMPSVNNDVPEAKLTNKEKYLKLFKLREEDGEYIQDVTEMTRVPIILKTDLTKSPPCLTIRSVNPYAL; this is encoded by the exons ATGGATCAACAGGGCCAATCCGGGGTTCCCGGCCCCGCTGGCCGCAAGCTCCATATTGCTCACAGGAGAAGTCCCTCGGAGCTGACTCCTCTCATGA TGGAACAACTGGCCATTCAGCAGCAGattgagctgcttcagcagcaacaacaacaaatTGCGGCGACACATCAACAGTATGTCAACATGGGACTCTTACAGCCACAGCAACTGGGCCAAGTTTCGGCATTCTCTCCTTCGCTTCAGGGCGGTGCGTCTATGGGGGGCGTTTCCCCTCAGATCAACGCCTTCCAGTTTCCCCAGCTagctcagcaacagcttGGCGTACCCATGAACACTCCTACTCAGCACTCGCACCGACGCAATCAATCCGCACTTCCCGGTCTGCCTATGGGCCCTCCGCCTGCCCCATCCTCAGGTGCTTCCGGATACACTGATTACAATGCCCAGCAGGGTAACCCTCAGCAGAAGGAAAACAATAACCATGGCCGTAATCGGGGGCCTCCAGGTGGTGGTCACCAACGTCGTCATTCGCTCGCTTTACCAGAAGCTAAAAAGGCCGCGGAGCTAGCTCAGCAAAAGAGAACAGCATCCGGCTTTCAGTTCCCCGCCCCAGGCGCTGGAGGTAGCTCAGAGAACCTATCCGGCTCCGAGGATAAACCGACTTCGACCACACCACAACCCCCCCAGGGGCTTGGTCTGCACCGTGCCGGCAACCTTCGGGCTGGCGCCCATGGTCGCAGCCAATCCGTCGCTGTTGGCAACTCCCGGGGATCGCTGTCCGGACGCGGTATGGGTGGCTTTCAATTTCCACAATCTAGCGACATTGGAGGGCAATCCGAGAACCAACGACGTGGCAGCCAGCCGGGCCATGCACGCACCCCATCGAGAAATTTCGACGGTAACTGGCGTCAGCCTAACAATCAGAATCAGGCACAGGACCAGCAGAAGAGCTTCGGACAGCAAGGTGGTAGCACTTTCCAACCTGGCCACCGCGCTCGTGCGTCTATCAACCAATCGATTGGTTCTATTGGCTCCTTCCAGTATCCCGCCCAGCCCCAGCTTATCCAGTTGCCTCAGGGTCAGGTTGTTATGGCGCCACCTCAACTGTTCGGCGCTGGACAGCAGCTAAGCCCGTTGCAACTGGCACAGCTCCAAGCCCTCCAGCAACAAAGCGGTCAATTAAATGGACAAGGGCTTGGCGGCCTGCAGGCTAGCCAACACGCTCCGCCACAGCTGTctgctcagcaacagcagcagcagcagcaacaacagcagcgcAAGACTCTATTTACTCCTTATCTGCCTCAGGCGAACCTGCCTGCCCTTCTGAGCAACGGTCAATTGGTGGCTGGTATCCTTCGAGTCAATAAGAAGAATCGTTCCGATGCCTATGTGACCACTCCGGATCTGGACGCCGACATCTTCATCTGTGGAAGCAAAGACCGGAACCGTGCCCTCGAAGGTGATTTTGTTGCCGTTGAACTCCTGGACGTGGACGAGGTGTGGTctcagaagaaagaaaaggaagagaaaaagaaacgcAAAGATATCACAGATGCTCGCTCCGGCAGCACCGCAGGAACGGATAAATTATCGAGGTCGGACTCCGCTGCCAATGGCGATCGACAGGAAATTGGACCCGATGGCAGCATCCGGCGTCGTGGAAGTCTGCGCCAACGACCGacacagaagaagaatgacGACGTTGAAGTCGAGGGCCAGAGCCTCCTTCTCgtcgaggaagatgagatcaGTGACGAACAGAAGCCTCTTTACGCGGGTCATATCGTTGCTGTCATTGAGCGTATTGCCGGCCAAATGTTCTCGGGAACTTTGGGGCTCCTTCGGCCTAGCAGCCAGGCTacaaaggagaagcaggaagcCGAACGGCAGGCCAGAGAGGGCGGTAGCGCCCGTCAGCAGCATGATCGTCAACAGGAAAAGCCGAAGATCGTGTGGTTCAAGCCTACTGACAAGCGTGTCCCTCTCATCGCTATCCCTACTGAGCAGGCACCTCGCGATTTCGTGGAGAAACATCAGGAATATGCCAACCGTATCTTTGTCGCTTGCATTAAGAGATGGCCAATCACATCCCTTCATCCCTTTGGTACTCTCGTGGAACAGCTCGGTGAAATGGGCGATTTGAAGGTAGAAACAGATGCTCTTCTCCGGGACAACAACTTCGGTGCCGACGAGTTCTCAGATGCCGTGCTCAAGAGTATCGGCTGGGAGGACTGGTCCGTTTCCAGCGAAGGCGATGCGCTTCTGGAGTCCCGCCGGGATTTCCGTTCGGAAACCACCTTCACCATCGATCCAAGCGGAGCTATAGAGCTGGATAATGCCTATCACATCAAGCCTCTGGCCGATGGCAAGGTCGAGATTGGTATCCACGTTTCTGATATCGCCCACTTTGTGAAGGCGAACTCGCTGGTTGACCGCGAAGCAAAGAAGCGAGGCACAGCGGTCTACCTCATGGACCGACTGGTCAATATGCTCCCTCGGCGAGTGTCTACGGAGCTCTGCTCTCTCCTTCCAGAACAGGATCGCCTTACGGTCAGCGTTGTTTTCACTGCTAATCCAGAAACCGGCGCTGTCGACGACGATGTTTGGATCGGCAAGAGTATTATCAAAAGTGCAGGCAGATTGAGTTATGATGAGGTGAACTCTGTGATCAAGGGAGAGACCAATGTATCCGTTGCCGGAATCTCCGCCAACATCATTCAGACCCTCAAT ACTATCACACGGAAATTTCGCGAAGCTAGGTTTGGCAACCGTGTCTCGAACCCCCCACCTCTGCGCCTTTTATATcagctggatgatgagaatgtgCCTGTAGAAAGGAACATCTTCGATTCTACTGATGCACGTGAACTGGTGGAGGAATTGAGACACAAGGCAAACTTCTTCGTTGCCCGCAAATTGGTTTCCGCCATGCCTGACAAGGCCTTCCTTCGCCGTCAACCATCGCCTAACTCCCGCCGCCTTCATTCCTTCATTGATCGGATGAATCGCCTCGGCTACGACTTTGACCCTTCGAGCAGTGGAACTCTGCAGAGCAGCCTTTGCAAAGTACAGGATGATGACCTGCGGAAG GGTATGGAAACTGTTTTGCTGAAGGCTATGCAGCGTGCGAAATACTATGTGGCCAGCACTGTACAGGATGAGCAGCGCCATCACTACACCCTCAACCTACCCGTCTACACTCATTTCACCAACCCATCCCGTCGCTATGCGGATATTATCGTTCACCGTCAGCTGGAGGCCGTCTTATCGAATGGTGCAATCGACTTCTCAGATGACGTGGAGTCTCTGAGCAAGACGGCGGATCTGTGCAATACTAAGAAGGATTCGGCGCACAATGCGCAGGAGCAGAGCGTTCATATCCAGGCTTGCCGTAGTATGGACAAGAAGAGACAAGAGATCGGTGGCGACTTGATCAGTGAGGGAATCGTACTTTGTGTCTATGAGTCGGCCTTCGATGTCCTCATTCCCGAGTTTGGTTTCGAGAAGCGTGTCCACTGTGACCAACTACCTCTGAAGAAGGCCGAGTACCGCAAGGAGACCCGTGTTCTGGAGCTCTATTGGGAGAAGGGTGTTCCATCTTCCGCGTACATTCCAGAGGACGAAAGGCCTAGACCTGCCAATTCTCGCGCTGCTCAAGCTGCGGCCGCGGCTCGCGAAGCAGAAGCGGCAAGAGAGCGTGCGCGCGAACGTGATGAAGCGATCCGCAAGCAGACTGAGACTGGGACCATGTCTGCGGATGATGTCGATGCTCtcttcgacgatgacgacgataTCTCCGAGGTCACCGAGATGGCTGCAGGTGTCTCTTTGAACTCGTCTGCTGACCGCACAACTCAGAGCATGCCACCTTCACCGACTCGTAATGgccatcttcagcagacTCCTCACCGTACCCGATCCGATCCCAAGATGCCAAGCGTCAACAATGACGTGCCGGAAGCCAAGTTGACCAACAAGGAGAAGTACCTCAAACTGTTCAAGCTTCGCGAGGAGGACGGAGAGTACATTCAGGATGTGACCGAGATGACCCGGGTTCCCATCATTCTCAAGACTGACTTGACCAAGAGCCCTCC TTGTCTCACTATTCGCTCCGTCAACCCTTACGCCTTGTAA